In Tachysurus fulvidraco isolate hzauxx_2018 chromosome 9, HZAU_PFXX_2.0, whole genome shotgun sequence, the sequence TGCCTGATTTTTGCATATCAGCTGGTCTGGAAAATTGAATTACTGGTGGATTTTGAAGTGAAATAAAGGAAAGTATTATTTTGAGGGAAACATTGGTACTGCTTTTTTATCTATTACACATGGACTGTAAACATGACATTTTACCTTGCTTACTAAGCACCTAATCATCATTTATGTGTGCGCCCATTTTAAAGGCCTTCATTCTTGTCTTTATACATATCATGTTGACTCGATTGCTGGGCTTCTTATTGGTAAGTTTCTTTCCTTAACTTTTGATCTGCAAAAAGAGAATCAGCTGCAGTtcttttctgtgtaaaaatgaTACAAATTATATTCTACTTAGGTAAATATATGTAAAGCAAATTATTGGTGAGGATAATCACCTCATCTATCTAAACGGTAAACAAGTAGTTTTACGGTGTGAGGTACTGGTTTCCTGTTGAATGATAATCGGCTCATTTGGGTCTTTCATTTTGTCTCTGAGGATCTGCTGTGGCAGGTTTATTGGACTAGCAGGCAAATGAAAATCACGAATGGCCCGACACTGCTTGCAATTTTTCAGGTGCTCATTTTCCAGCCGAAAGAAATTCCAGATTGAACGCctgtagaataaataaataaattaattaattaattaattaattaaaaaataaataaataaataaataaataaataaataataataataataataataataataataataataataataaaataaccaaaaataaaattgaatagttttctcaaaaacaatatttaatgtaaatggatttttaaaaacattcattctcAAAACACAAGAATCAAGTTACTGCAAACTTCAAGAATCAATACATTTTTAGTGCATTACGGTAAAGTAAATCTAACCTGAGGACCTCCAGTGGAGCCAGTATGGCACTAGCAGTAACAACAGCAGCTGAATCCTTCATCTGAGCCAAGAGGATATTAATAGCCCAGGAGATCCGCAGTAGCACATCTGCTAACATGGCTGCATAGTAATACACCTAAAATcccaaataaaaaatgaacctTGTTGAAAAATAAAGTTTGTTAAAGTTCAAATTAAatgaacaacaaacaaaaaagtgttcCACCATCTATCATTTGTGGAATATCCATTTATATTCTAATTTTAACCAAGCTTTACTTCTATATATAGTAACATTTCTAGAAGTATTGGATGTATCACATTACACTGCAGCTGAACAGAACATCAATACGAacctttaaaagtaaaatacagtGATGTTGATTGTGAggattatatttgtatattttacctCTTGAGAGAAAATTAGTTCCTCTTTCAGAAGTCCATTTCCATGTAGCAGTCCCCAGTCCATCCGCAGGTCCCAGCTCACAGTCACTATTACACTTATGCAGGTGGATATGGCCCACAggtacagatacacatacacactctcctcCACAGCTGGATCAGACTTCTCTAAAGCACACAGATCATTGTAATTCTATCTAGTCTACACACTTTGGTCTAACTTAAATAGAATTTTCCTGATCCCACTGCCCTGATGTGATAATGATCACTTTCAAactgtataatgtaatataatataataataaggtAATATACACCTTATGCCCAGTGTTCCCAAGATACACTGATGCCATGCATGAGTTAAAGCTGTTACTAATAAATTAagaaatgattgaatgaatgaatatgtgaaTGATTGAATGGGGTAATATGGGCAGTGTTTATAGAGCAACACAAAACCTACATAATTGCTTCCtgtcagcagaaaaaaatacaaatgttctaAATGTTTCAATagctgaaataaagaaaagaaatgacagACATTTGCTGCCATTAGGCTGTTATAACCCTTTTTATGTTACATCAGTGCCAATTGCTTATATTtctactaataaataaataaataaataaataaataaataaataaataaataaataaataaataaataaataaataaataaatgtcagacaaagttaaagtaaagataATTAAGCCTGTTGAAATAAacccttttttttccacagatttTTCGTCAGCTAATGTATTGAAGGTAAACTATATGGCCAATGGTTGGTGAACATCAAATTCAATAGTTAATCCACCTTTACTGTTAAAATAACCTCCATTTGGTTTTGGAGTGGGGATGTAAGGATTTATACCTACAGCACGAACAGCATTAGTAGGTGGGCAGGAGTGTAGGAGTGCAGCCTATGTTGAGGttaaggtcagggctctgtgcagaacACTCAAGTTTGTCCATTCCAAACTTCTAACTATCATTACAGAGCAAAGGGGAATTGTATGTGAACAGTTTTGGGGTCTCCATAGTGTACAGAGATATTGAACTTTGTGGCATTAGTTTGGGGGAGAACCACATATGGGCATGCTGGTTAGATGAGATATAACATTGAGCATACAGTCTATCATTTAGCCTTATCAACAACCACTGCTAAATAGCAGATCAGAAGGAGAACATTTTACCATGCAgttatgcatttttattaaaccCTGGGGCACAGTACATAATACATAGTAATTTTGTTCCTCCATGTTCCCTAAGGTTTTGTGGTATTCATTCACAGTCAGGTGGAAAGTGAGAGCCCAATTTGAGTTAGAAATGTAGTcccatatttaaataataaatgaaacctTTAAATTTGTGAAAATTACAGATATAATGTGTGGTACTGTACCCAACTACCCGTTACCATTTTGTGTAGACAGGTCTTCTATTTCTCTGTCAATACAGAGAAATGATTCAAGTGCTAGAGACATGATTGATtgaaaaattatttgaaattcTCTGATATTTTGCTTCAAGAATGCTGGCAAATATGTAAGCTTTTAAACATGAATAATTATAGATACCggatatgtttctttttttttttcagttttgctATTGTTCTAACAGTATAAACTGTACTATATGTGAATACCATGAACAGAAATACATCAGGtatctttaaatataaaatattaaatttatataaattttactACCTCTTGCTGTGTTGTAGAGACCTGCAAAAGTGACCATAAGAAAGACAGTGGAGTATTTGCCAGCATTAAGAAGATGTACTGTGTTTCCACTGTCCCAGAAGTGCCTAAGACACTGAGCAAACCTCAGCCATGGAGGGAAGCACTGAATCAGACATATGACTACTTTGCTCTGCCTTTCCAAATGTACACTCCCTGgaacacatacagaaacataaACACATATGAGATAACACATGGAGTGAGATTGCACAGTTCCTGTTCTCAGCTCTAAATTTacacacagtgaaaaaaaacTGGAGCGCTATTCCATTTATTACCAAGTGCTTTTGTTTAAGTAATAATAATCTTTGTACAAGATGAAAAAGATTTATAATCtccagctttttaaaaaaaaaattatgtttttgtattttaatcgGTTGTCTAGAAAACAATGCACAATGTCGGACTGCAGTGATCTGGAATATTCTGCACCTCTAACCAGCGAGCTGCTATCCTGCAGATCTGCCCAGTTTATCTGAAAGGTAAAGCACAGCAGGTCCCACAGGCTCAAGATAAGTGGGCTCAGACTGTTGAGCTGGTCAGCTAGCCAGCAATCTGCAAACCCAACAGGCCAGAGAGGTGCTGTCAGGACTTTCCACTGTGGATACACAAAAGAAGCGGTGCTGCTACAGAAAGATACAATACATCACTgcatttcactcacacacaggtaaaaaATTCACAATAAGAGAGAACTGCTCTGTAGTTGTGTCTCAAATAATATctcaataaaaatgtttgcacTCATCTGTTTCATGGGCATAAAGTAAAACGACCAAAACTCTACTGCAATGCAGGCTATATTTGTTGCTGTTGCAGTACGATTACGATACTGGAAACATAGTAATCAAACaagtctaataaataaataattggctTAGTGCCGTATGACAGGACTAAATCACTTTTTGTAAGGAGTGCCTGGGATAGTTTgatatgtttgtgtgagatAGTTTCTCCcaaaataatcatataataatTAATCCAATCTTATATAATTTAGCCTATCTTAAAATTCTTCACAAAagaatgttaataaaataatctataGCTGttaccagaaacaaataaaaattataataataaggcATGCTAAACAAACCCGAAGAAAAAGTATTTCAAAAAGTttaaagacaatacacaatGTCAATATAACATTAGGTCGACACAAAGCGAGCAGAATGACCTCAGTGAATTGTACTGCTTCAGGATATGAGCAAGATATTAAGAGGATGAGGtgaaacattttatacaatataaGCAGGACTTTTGGGTTAATGAGGAAAATCAGTGAACAGACAATCAGTGTGAACTAAATAAGGCACTTTTTCTAAATTAAGGTCCTTAAGGTCTCAAGGTCTAGCTTCTTTCCTGGTAAGgacctaaacaaaaaaaactacttCACTATCTTACATTATAACACTGTTCTCTAAAGCAAAACAACTTCTATAATGAAAGCTTTAGTTATCTCATCCATAAATATTTGATTCAACTACTTCCCTCTATTTAATCCAACCGTACAGTACATTGCCAAAATTATTCCAGTTCCAGAAAAAGCACATCTGGGTGTGAAGGTcaggtgtactgtgtgttagagagaagaGACACAATGGGTCTATGCCATTCTAACTAACATATACCAGAGTAAAATACACTGACAACAGGAAAAGGTGGAACACAGAATTTAAAGCAGGGACAAAAGACTATAATGTGTAAACTGCAGGACATGCACAATACAACAACAGTAGACAGTTTTTAGAATTTCATTTCAGTGATTACCATTTCAGTTGTTTTCCAAATACAGCATGATAGTAAAAAGGATGGAATGGGGAACTACATGTTACTGATTAACTCAGAAGTATCAAGATGAACCAGATAGTAAACTGTAAAAATATCATAAAGCAGCAgcatatgaaaataaattaaatatcatAGAATCAGCCTGATATCTGGAATGTCATATATTACCATCACAGCTAGGAACCAGCGGCGAGACCAAGAGTGACAAGTAGATGTTGGATTTAACAACAAGAGCAGCAGAAGACTGTGGAATATGAGGGGGTGAAGCTGTTGTGGGATTGACATGGGTGAAGGATGTAGCCAGGCCAACACACTAATACAACAACATACAGCCAAGTACCCTGTCATCTGCAGTGAATacataagaaaaaagaaaacaattatataccatctagatgtttttttttttattaatcactGATTATGCTGGTGGTGGTCATGATGGCAGAATTGATATAGACTTAATAATACTGAGCTCATAACCTCTAAAACGTGATGGTGTGATAAGTGATGTCTTGGATCCAGCTCAAAAATGAGAATGTGATTGATTCCAGATCTTTTCCAGCAATACATGGTTAATCCCATCAGTGACAGGAACTCGATCAGTAGAAAACTCCCTCTGTAGAGTTGTAGCAGTGTTTTCAGATGCTCTAGATGTGATTCGTTTGATACTAGTATTATAGCATGGAGGATAagcaaacaaaattaaacaaattgagTAAAAGAGTGACAGTTATTTAGGACTAAAGTAAGAATTAACATGGTCCTATCACTAAcctttaaaagcaaaaaaaatgatCAGTGCTATAATGAGGCCACAGGTGACACCTATCCGAAATGTTATCCAATGTCCAGTTGTCTGCATAAAAAAAGAAGCGTAAGAGTAAGCTTCCTTTTAAcgatctgtaaaatgtttgtgtgcaAATATTTGTGTTTCTAACAGCACTGTAATTAAGAAAGACAATTTCAAATAGCTTAGATTAATTCAACTTATTTATGGTTTTTTACTTGACTTGTATAATCAGCTTGATAGATTTGATAGTTCTTACTTGTTCCAATCCCCTCGGTGGGAGTTCAAGCCTTTTTAGAGCTTTCTCTTCATTGCCACCCTCAAGCTGAAGCATAAACGTCTGTGCAATTCAATGCACAGAAATcatgcaaataaatatacagaaggGATTCTTTAACTGAAAGAACAGTTTATATACAACAGTATATTCTCACCTCTAGTCTACACATAATTTCCTCACAGCTACTTCTCTCAGTGTGTAGTAAAGAAGTGTCTAGTCTTTCAGTTCTCCACTGTAGACCATGCTCAGATGGGATTTTTGCATCATACTTTTTTGTAATCTTATAGAAACCTTGATAATTTAGCTCCTGTGATCAGAAAAATATTGTGAGAAGATGTTGATGACAAACTTTTGACCAAACAGATACCCCTGTACCAGACATCTACCTGGTAGCTCTGGAGAAAGGCCAGACTCATATAAAATTCTGCTACAGCCATTTTAAGTTTATGTAATTCAGGCTTTTTCCTCTGCAGATGTCTGTAGGTCCTTGAGGAGACCGGAACATGTCCAGTTCCTGACACCCCTTCAACCGAACCATCTAGAGCAACAATCCCGAATGTGGATAGCCTCCATTTCGCCTCAGATAACATTTCTGAGATAATGTTAGTCAGTTATAAAATTGACACAAAAACAT encodes:
- the LOC113637591 gene encoding xenotropic and polytropic retrovirus receptor 1 homolog, translating into MPVTHISFSEYLTAHMIPEWRKQYICYEELNSILTREHRQHILFDRHSHHFPVCEDFLKKCDTELKKVNLFFSEMLSEAKWRLSTFGIVALDGSVEGVSGTGHVPVSSRTYRHLQRKKPELHKLKMAVAEFYMSLAFLQSYQELNYQGFYKITKKYDAKIPSEHGLQWRTERLDTSLLHTERSSCEEIMCRLETFMLQLEGGNEEKALKRLELPPRGLEQTTGHWITFRIGVTCGLIIALIIFFAFKVSNESHLEHLKTLLQLYRGSFLLIEFLSLMGLTMYCWKRSGINHILIFELDPRHHLSHHHVLEMTGYLAVCCCISVLAWLHPSPMSIPQQLHPLIFHSLLLLLLLNPTSTCHSWSRRWFLAVMWKVLTAPLWPVGFADCWLADQLNSLSPLILSLWDLLCFTFQINWADLQDSSSLVRGSVHLERQSKVVICLIQCFPPWLRFAQCLRHFWDSGNTVHLLNAGKYSTVFLMVTFAGLYNTAREKSDPAVEESVYVYLYLWAISTCISVIVTVSWDLRMDWGLLHGNGLLKEELIFSQEVYYYAAMLADVLLRISWAINILLAQMKDSAAVVTASAILAPLEVLRRSIWNFFRLENEHLKNCKQCRAIRDFHLPASPINLPQQILRDKMKDPNEPIIIQQETSTSHRKTTCLPFR